The segment CTTCAATGTGGTGCTTGGCGTGCTTGCGCGTTTCTGGCCGGTCTGGATCGCTCTCGTCCTGGTGATGGGGGCGAGCTTCGCCTACAAGAAGAGGCTTGGCCTCTACGGTCAGCTCTTCGACAGCAGCGTCGGCATCGTTGGCGTCGGCATCTGCCTATTCTGGCTGTTCACGGCGATCTTCGCGTCGACCGTCTCGCCGTTCAATCCGCTTGTCCAGATCCCGATCATGAAGGACGCGCTGCCGGGCGCGGTCGAGCCGCAATCGGGACTTGTCTACCTGTTCGGCGGCGACAAGCTTGCCCGCGACGTGTTCAGCCGCATGGTCTACGGCAGCCAGATCGTGCTGATCATCGCGCCGGCGGCGACCGGGTTTGCGCTGATGGTCGGCATCACGCTCGGCCTGCCGGCCGGCTATTATGGCGGCAGGATCGATACGGTGCTGTCATTCCTCGCCAACCTGGTGCTTGCCTTCCCGGTGATCCTGCTGTTCTACCTTCTGGTGACGCCGGGCATCATGGAGACCCCTATACCCTATGCGATGGCCGGCCTGTTCTTCCTGTTCCCGATCATCTTCTTCAGCGTGCTGTTCTGGACGCGCTACAAGAAACGGCCCGACCGCCTTTACATCCTCCTGGGGCTGACGCTGATCGTTGGCGGCTGGGTCTATGCCGGCCTGGTCTTCGATGCCGATCCGTTCAGGATCATCCATATCGATCCCAACCAGCTCAACATCTTCGTGGCGGTGGTGTTCGCCTCCAGCCCCGGCGTGTTCCGCATCGTGCGCGGCCTGGTCATGGACATCAAAACGCGCGACTATGTGGCGGCGGCGCAGACGCGCGGTGAATCGCCCTGGTACATCATGCTGTGGGAGATACTTCCCAATGCGCGCGGGCCGCTGATCGTCGATGCCTGCCTGCGTATCGGCTACACCACGATCCTGCTCGGCACGCTCGGCTATTTCGGCCTCGGTCTGGCGCCCGAGAGCCCGGACTGGGGCACCGCGATCAAGGATGCCAGCCGGCTGCTGCGCTCCTTCATCCATCCGGCGCTGCCGCCGACGATCGCGCTGATGTCGTTCGTGCTGGGCCTAAATCTCTTGGCCGACTCGCTGCGTGAGCAATCGATGAAAGATTGATGGACGGGTTCTCGACCCGATATGCTTGAAAGAACCAGGATTGGAGCGACCCATGAATGAGGCAGTTCGAAATCCGGCAAAGCCGACCAATGGGCCGAACAATGGGCCGATCATCGAGATCGAGAACCTGTCGATCTCCTTCTTCACCCGCAAGGGCGAGATACCGGCCGTCATGGATTTTTCCTGCACGGTGATGCCTGGCGAAGCGATGGGCATCGTCGGCGAATCCGGCTGCGGCAAGTCGACCGTGTCGCTCGGCATCATGCGCGACCTCTCCAACATCGGAAAGATCGTCGGCGGCCGGATAAAGTTCCAGGGCAAGGACATGGGCGAACTGTCCGACGAGGAATTGCGCGCCATCCGCGGCAACAAGATCGCGATGATCTACCAGGAGCCGATGGCCAGCCTGAACCCGGCGATGAAGGTCGGCCAGCAACTGATGGAAGTGCCGCTGATCCACGACAAGGTGTCGAAGGAAGAGGCTTATCGGCGCGCGCTGGAAATGGTGCGCGCGGTCAGGCTGCCCGATCCAGAGCGCATGATGCGCTCGTTTCCGCACCAGCTTTCCGGCGGCCAGCAACAGCGCATCGTCATCGCCATGGCGCTGCTGTCGAAGCCGGCGCTGCTGCTGCTGGACGAGCCGACGACGGCGCTCGACGTGACGGTCGAAGCCGGCATCGTCGACCTGGTCAAGGGGCTCGGCGAGAAGTTCGGCACCTCGATGATCTTCGTGTCGCACAATCTCGGCCTGATCCTGGAAACCTGCGACCGCATCACGGTGATGTATTCGGGCGAAGCGGTGGAGACCGGGAAGATCAAGGACGTTTTCGACCGGATGCGCCATCCCTATACGCAAGGGCTGTTCCGTTCGATCCCGCTGCCCGGCGCCGACAAAAATTCGCGGCCTCTGATCTCAATCCCGGGGCAATTGCCGCTGCCGCACGAGCGGCCGAAGGGCTGCAATTTCGGCCCCCGCTGCCACCATTTCGT is part of the Mesorhizobium sp. L-2-11 genome and harbors:
- a CDS encoding ABC transporter permease, with amino-acid sequence MQLEYIGAFNVVLGVLARFWPVWIALVLVMGASFAYKKRLGLYGQLFDSSVGIVGVGICLFWLFTAIFASTVSPFNPLVQIPIMKDALPGAVEPQSGLVYLFGGDKLARDVFSRMVYGSQIVLIIAPAATGFALMVGITLGLPAGYYGGRIDTVLSFLANLVLAFPVILLFYLLVTPGIMETPIPYAMAGLFFLFPIIFFSVLFWTRYKKRPDRLYILLGLTLIVGGWVYAGLVFDADPFRIIHIDPNQLNIFVAVVFASSPGVFRIVRGLVMDIKTRDYVAAAQTRGESPWYIMLWEILPNARGPLIVDACLRIGYTTILLGTLGYFGLGLAPESPDWGTAIKDASRLLRSFIHPALPPTIALMSFVLGLNLLADSLREQSMKD